The proteins below are encoded in one region of Clostridium fermenticellae:
- a CDS encoding M20 metallopeptidase family protein, with amino-acid sequence MNVNILEKAKEIQDYVVGLRRDFHRHPEPSFKEYRTSRKVKEELSKMGIKVESIGETGVIGILEGSAKGKVIALRADMDALSITEKTGLSFSSENPGFMHACGHDCHTAMLLGAAKILSEMKDNLEGIVKFIFQPAEEVASGAKKIIEEGALRNPDVDFIFGMHIWADTPIGKVILQEGPLMASGDIWNLEIKGKSSHGSAPWQGIDSIVCAASVINGMQTVVSRVNDVRSPIVINIGTIKGGDRFNVTPGSAKMEGMNRAFSSYCRKNMPIWIEKVIKNICAAYGCDYEFNYNFICGVTINDEKAAKFTKKSVAKIVGEDGFIATEKIMGSEDFSEYLESVPGALMLLGGRNESKDCCYSHHSNYFKVDEDALPIGVAAYVQVSIDYLS; translated from the coding sequence ATGAATGTTAATATTTTAGAAAAGGCTAAAGAAATACAGGATTATGTAGTTGGACTTAGAAGAGATTTTCACAGACATCCAGAGCCATCTTTTAAAGAATATAGGACTTCACGAAAAGTGAAAGAAGAACTTTCAAAAATGGGTATTAAAGTAGAGAGTATAGGGGAAACCGGTGTAATAGGAATATTGGAAGGCAGTGCAAAAGGGAAAGTTATAGCACTGAGAGCAGATATGGATGCCCTTTCTATAACAGAAAAAACAGGATTGTCTTTTTCTTCTGAAAATCCAGGATTTATGCATGCCTGCGGACATGATTGTCATACTGCAATGCTTTTAGGAGCGGCAAAGATTTTGTCGGAAATGAAAGATAATTTAGAGGGAATAGTTAAATTTATTTTTCAACCAGCTGAAGAGGTTGCTTCTGGTGCTAAAAAAATTATAGAAGAAGGAGCTTTAAGAAACCCGGATGTGGATTTCATTTTTGGTATGCACATATGGGCGGATACTCCTATAGGCAAGGTAATACTTCAAGAAGGTCCTTTAATGGCCTCAGGTGATATATGGAATCTTGAAATTAAGGGAAAATCAAGTCATGGTTCAGCACCTTGGCAGGGAATAGATTCAATTGTGTGTGCCGCTTCAGTAATTAATGGCATGCAAACTGTAGTCAGCAGGGTAAATGATGTAAGATCTCCAATAGTGATAAATATAGGTACAATAAAAGGAGGAGATAGGTTTAATGTAACTCCGGGTTCTGCAAAAATGGAAGGAATGAATAGAGCCTTCAGCTCTTATTGTAGAAAAAATATGCCAATATGGATTGAAAAAGTAATAAAAAATATATGTGCTGCCTATGGATGTGACTATGAGTTTAATTATAATTTCATTTGTGGTGTAACTATTAATGATGAGAAGGCTGCTAAATTTACCAAAAAATCTGTTGCAAAGATAGTCGGAGAAGATGGTTTTATAGCAACTGAAAAGATAATGGGTTCTGAAGACTTTTCGGAATACCTGGAATCTGTGCCCGGTGCTTTGATGCTTCTAGGAGGAAGAAATGAATCAAAAGATTGTTGTTATTCACATCATTCAAATTATTTTAAAGTAGATGAAGACGCTTTACCAATAGGGGTAGCAGCATATGTTCAGGTTAGTATTGACTATCTTTCCTAA
- a CDS encoding sigma-54 interaction domain-containing protein, with the protein METFKKITSKKIDRLFIKINDIIFNQIPIPICLVNSECKIVTFNNSFKDYFNLKLENEKGKFVGEVDPNARFPVILKTGKAEINRKHKFQGRDIIVHRLPLHFNNKLIGGISITIIGDLNYIYRLVTENNLIKNLKSYKNNQSAISEVYKAKYTFDDILSNSNCLNNCKEQAKSFAETDLTVLITGESGVGKELFAHSIHNYSKRRKNPFISINCAAIPESLIESELFGHEEGSFTGATKNGRMGKFELANTGTIFLDEIGDLPLKMQVKLLRVLQEKEIERVGGNKIINLDIRVIAATNCDLQEKVNSGTFRKDLFYRLNVLNLEIPPLRERPSDISLLIDNFINNFYKKYGICGEFTEDVLKTLCLYKWPGNVRELRNIVERMLVISKEHSIKVDSIPENILNSSKESMDANIKQLIKTKTFSPLKSSVFKTEKELIINTLIENNFNKSKTAEILGIPRMTLYRKLKEINLK; encoded by the coding sequence TTGGAAACATTTAAAAAAATAACCTCTAAAAAAATAGACAGACTTTTTATAAAAATAAATGATATAATTTTCAACCAGATACCAATACCAATATGTCTCGTTAATTCGGAGTGTAAAATTGTAACTTTTAATAATTCTTTTAAAGACTATTTTAACCTTAAACTTGAGAATGAAAAAGGTAAATTTGTAGGAGAAGTAGATCCCAATGCTAGATTTCCTGTTATTTTAAAAACCGGAAAAGCCGAAATTAATAGAAAGCACAAATTTCAAGGCAGAGATATAATAGTACATAGACTTCCCCTTCATTTTAACAATAAATTGATTGGCGGAATTAGTATAACTATTATAGGAGATTTAAATTATATTTATAGATTAGTAACAGAAAACAATCTAATAAAAAACTTAAAATCTTATAAAAATAATCAATCTGCTATCTCCGAAGTATATAAAGCTAAATATACCTTTGATGATATACTATCAAATTCCAATTGCCTAAATAATTGTAAAGAGCAAGCTAAGTCTTTTGCTGAAACAGACTTGACTGTTCTAATAACTGGCGAAAGCGGGGTTGGAAAAGAGCTTTTTGCTCATTCTATTCATAATTACAGTAAAAGGAGAAAAAATCCTTTCATAAGTATAAATTGTGCAGCAATACCAGAAAGTTTAATAGAGTCTGAGCTCTTTGGACATGAGGAAGGTTCTTTTACTGGAGCTACAAAGAATGGTAGAATGGGAAAATTTGAATTAGCCAATACAGGTACGATTTTTTTAGATGAAATAGGAGATTTACCACTCAAGATGCAAGTAAAACTGCTTAGAGTTCTGCAGGAAAAAGAAATAGAACGAGTTGGAGGTAATAAAATCATAAATTTAGATATAAGAGTTATAGCAGCTACAAACTGCGACCTTCAAGAAAAAGTTAATTCTGGTACCTTTAGAAAAGATTTATTTTATAGACTTAATGTCTTAAACTTAGAAATACCTCCTCTTAGAGAAAGACCTTCTGACATATCCCTTTTAATTGATAACTTTATAAATAACTTTTATAAAAAATATGGCATATGTGGTGAATTTACTGAAGATGTTTTAAAAACATTATGTTTATATAAATGGCCTGGAAATGTAAGAGAACTAAGAAATATTGTAGAGAGAATGCTGGTTATTTCTAAAGAACATTCAATTAAAGTTGACAGCATACCTGAAAACATATTGAATAGCAGCAAGGAATCAATGGATGCTAATATAAAACAACTTATTAAAACCAAAACCTTCAGCCCATTAAAAAGCAGCGTCTTTAAAACAGAAAAGGAACTTATAATAAATACTCTAATAGAAAATAACTTTAACAAATCTAAAACTGCAGAAATCTTAGGCATACCTAGAATGACTTTATATAGAAAGTTAAAGGAAATAAATTTGAAATAG
- the thiW gene encoding energy coupling factor transporter S component ThiW gives MKKKSKLLRKLMLAMMIAMGVVISPILRIEGMCPMSSVINITCAVILGPWYALLCAVLIGIIRMLIMGIPPLALTGAVFGAFLSGVLYRISRNNLLFAALGETIGTGIIGAVVSSPIMTYFWGRKELSLMFYVPLFFTATIIGGVIALVFLGALNKNGMLIKIQQRLGMEICEKVPIIKKDVSVNKTEF, from the coding sequence ATGAAAAAAAAGTCAAAATTACTAAGAAAACTTATGTTAGCTATGATGATAGCAATGGGAGTTGTTATTTCTCCAATTCTACGTATTGAAGGAATGTGTCCTATGTCATCTGTCATCAATATTACGTGTGCAGTTATTTTGGGACCTTGGTATGCATTACTTTGTGCTGTATTAATTGGAATTATAAGAATGCTTATTATGGGAATACCACCTTTAGCTCTTACAGGTGCTGTATTTGGAGCTTTTTTATCAGGAGTTTTATATAGGATATCTAGAAATAATTTGTTATTTGCGGCACTAGGAGAAACTATAGGCACCGGCATTATAGGAGCAGTTGTTTCATCGCCGATAATGACATATTTTTGGGGAAGGAAAGAACTTTCACTTATGTTTTATGTTCCGCTATTTTTTACTGCAACAATAATTGGGGGAGTAATTGCGCTTGTGTTTTTAGGTGCTTTAAATAAAAATGGTATGCTTATAAAGATTCAACAAAGATTAGGAATGGAAATTTGTGAAAAGGTACCAATTATAAAAAAAGATGTATCTGTAAATAAGACAGAATTTTAA
- a CDS encoding OPT family oligopeptide transporter encodes MNKKLSKGAYGNVSGIDYVPYISDGSKSGGNAAVLTIGIILSVLFAASTAYSGMKSGLTVAAGIPGSIIGSVFIAMFAKQKGILGKNLVQGMSSGGESIASGMIFVLPAILLIGAHFSFLEGFVIGIGGVLFGVGAASLVYNYLIIQEHGNLMYPESMAISETLVASEGVKESVKFMGIGFSIGGVITLVTSSFFNVANNVISYVNEAFYKWKFEVEANPLLLGIGFIVGIDVALTMFAGSILSNFAITPLIGYFISLGEGGATVWNNPQVNINAMQVADIAGSYVKYVGAGMMLSGGFIGAIKLIPTIISSVKETLNANTSDSKGSSSAENIILIGGIVIGFIGGFLISGGNILMAIIVSILSLILSLLFVIVSGRLTGTIGTSNLPVSGMTIASIVIVTLLFVIMGWKSPANNRSLLLFGTFIVTAISAAGGYCQSQKVTFVIGGDKNEMQKYFAIAGIIGAAVVTGVILLLSSQLSMTGDNVPFALPQANLMSTLTAGIMSGKLPWVMIIVGIVIGIALFLLKMPVMTVAIGFYLPIATTSIILIGALIRLFVDKVSKDDKQREARVSNGISLSSGLVAGGSIIGLIGIILQVTGVIKVGTPTGFAASNGMGYILLIVLVIASIIPIMRSKAKNAE; translated from the coding sequence ATGAATAAAAAATTGTCTAAAGGCGCATATGGCAATGTATCCGGAATAGATTATGTTCCGTATATTTCTGATGGATCTAAATCTGGCGGAAATGCCGCTGTATTAACTATTGGAATTATTTTATCAGTATTATTTGCAGCATCAACGGCATACTCAGGTATGAAATCAGGACTTACAGTTGCAGCTGGCATACCAGGTTCTATAATAGGTTCTGTATTTATAGCTATGTTTGCCAAACAAAAAGGAATTCTTGGTAAAAATTTGGTACAAGGCATGTCAAGTGGTGGAGAATCTATTGCTAGTGGTATGATATTTGTTTTACCAGCAATACTTTTGATAGGAGCGCATTTTTCTTTTTTAGAGGGATTTGTTATTGGAATAGGAGGAGTTTTGTTTGGAGTAGGAGCAGCTTCTCTTGTGTATAATTATTTAATTATTCAAGAACATGGAAATCTTATGTATCCTGAATCGATGGCTATATCTGAAACACTTGTTGCTTCAGAAGGGGTTAAAGAATCTGTGAAGTTTATGGGAATTGGATTTTCTATAGGAGGTGTTATAACTCTTGTAACTAGTTCATTTTTTAATGTAGCTAATAATGTTATAAGTTATGTAAATGAAGCTTTCTATAAGTGGAAATTTGAAGTTGAAGCTAATCCTTTACTCTTAGGCATAGGATTTATAGTGGGTATAGATGTAGCGCTAACTATGTTTGCCGGATCAATATTATCTAATTTTGCTATTACACCTTTGATAGGGTATTTTATTTCTCTTGGAGAAGGTGGCGCGACTGTATGGAATAATCCTCAGGTAAATATAAATGCAATGCAGGTTGCTGATATAGCAGGAAGTTATGTAAAATATGTAGGAGCGGGCATGATGTTATCTGGAGGATTTATAGGTGCTATAAAACTTATACCTACAATAATATCATCTGTAAAAGAAACTCTTAATGCAAATACGTCAGATAGTAAAGGCAGTTCATCTGCTGAAAATATAATATTAATTGGTGGTATAGTAATAGGATTTATAGGTGGTTTTTTAATATCTGGCGGAAATATATTAATGGCAATAATTGTATCCATATTATCATTAATATTATCTTTATTATTTGTTATAGTATCTGGAAGATTAACAGGAACTATAGGGACTTCAAATCTTCCTGTATCCGGCATGACTATTGCTTCTATAGTTATAGTAACATTATTATTTGTTATAATGGGATGGAAGAGTCCGGCAAATAATAGATCATTGCTTTTATTTGGTACATTTATTGTTACTGCTATATCTGCTGCTGGTGGTTATTGTCAGTCACAAAAAGTTACATTTGTAATTGGCGGTGACAAGAATGAAATGCAAAAGTATTTTGCAATAGCCGGAATAATTGGTGCAGCAGTAGTTACTGGTGTTATATTGCTTCTTTCAAGTCAACTTTCAATGACTGGTGATAATGTACCATTTGCATTACCTCAAGCTAACCTGATGTCTACACTTACGGCTGGTATAATGTCAGGTAAGTTACCTTGGGTCATGATAATTGTAGGTATTGTTATTGGAATAGCATTATTTTTACTAAAAATGCCTGTAATGACAGTAGCTATAGGATTTTATTTACCAATAGCTACAACTTCAATAATATTAATAGGTGCACTTATTCGTTTGTTTGTGGATAAGGTATCTAAAGACGATAAGCAAAGAGAAGCAAGGGTTTCTAATGGCATAAGTTTATCGTCCGGGCTTGTTGCCGGAGGTTCTATTATAGGTCTTATTGGTATAATACTTCAGGTAACCGGGGTTATAAAAGTAGGAACACCAACTGGATTTGCTGCTAGTAATGGCATGGGATATATATTATTGATAGTTCTTGTGATAGCATCTATAATACCTATAATGAGAAGTAAGGCAAAAAATGCTGAGTAA
- a CDS encoding PqqD family protein: MLSNNEDVLNVIFKVADNLEYEVDENNIVTVLEKQEHKIQQLMRKLNFEIPKYKKITLDEYSSYVFLKIDGEKTVKDIGESLEKRYGDKVNPLYERLLLFLNHIDVNCHYIKKTNV; encoded by the coding sequence ATGCTGAGTAATAATGAAGATGTTCTAAATGTAATATTTAAAGTAGCAGATAATTTGGAGTATGAAGTAGATGAGAATAATATTGTTACTGTACTTGAAAAACAAGAACATAAGATACAACAGCTGATGAGAAAACTAAATTTTGAAATTCCTAAGTATAAGAAAATTACTTTGGATGAGTATTCAAGTTATGTTTTTTTAAAGATTGACGGTGAGAAAACAGTAAAAGATATTGGAGAGAGTCTTGAAAAAAGATATGGAGATAAGGTAAATCCGCTTTATGAAAGGTTACTGTTATTTTTGAATCATATAGATGTGAATTGCCATTATATAAAGAAAACAAATGTTTAA